A genomic window from Silene latifolia isolate original U9 population chromosome Y, ASM4854445v1, whole genome shotgun sequence includes:
- the LOC141627983 gene encoding uncharacterized protein LOC141627983, producing the protein MSNTAVIVADAIRNNNSHNEEDSVKFFKKMTSYNPKMYDGKSDPVEFENWLRSFDKLFEAIRCPETWRVRFAVYYLVGQADLWWETVKERSYEEGFDWAKFKELMRSKFYPASLRRQKEDDFNKLEQGSLSVTVYPTSRCYECGSPHHRKSDCPLKTSKFNNATTSNSRVVQKQQGQQAQKPGPTRGRVYVMNSQEAESSDDVVTGNIFLNSTPVNVLFDTGASYSLISHSLSKRLHLKPQNQELRLPIGLPTGDIVSCTILFRDCVLTIEGNRFLADLIQFNLQDFEIVLGMDWLRKNHVMNEEDHANHLRIVLEALRKNQLYAKFSKCAFWLGEISFLGHVISAEGIKVDPQKIDAITNWLILKNLAEVRSFLGLAGYYRQFVKDFSKIVQPLMNLIRKSIKFEWSEKCDRAFGEVKKRLTSAPVLTLPNGTNDLEVYNDASKQGLGYVLMQDGKVITYASRQLKTHEQNYLTHDLELAAAINIRQRRWLEFLKDYDLVIQYHPGKANVVADALSRKSFPTLNMLTVKQPHIQNDITRLDIEMVMGDLIEHLAALEVTPTLSDEIKEE; encoded by the exons ATGAGTAATACCGCTGTAATCGTGGCTGATGCAATAAGGAACAACAATTCCCATAATGAGGAAGACAGTGTTAAGTTCTTTAAGAAAATGACAAGTTATAATCCTAAAATGTATGATGGAAAGTCGGACCCCGTAGAATTCGAAAATTGGTTAAGAAGTTTTGATAAGCTTTTCGAGGCTATACGGTGTCCAGAGACATGGAGGGTAAGATTTGCGGTGTATTATTTGGTAGGACAAGCTGATTTATGGTGGGAAACAGTAAAGGAAAGAAGTTATGAAGAAGGATTTGACTGGGCTAAGTTTAAGGAACTTATGAGGTCGAAATTTTATCCTGCATCGCTCAGGAGACAGAAAGAGGATGATTTTAATAAATTGGAACAAGGGTCACTATCTGTTACCGT ATATCCTACTTCGCGCTGTTACGAATGTGGAAGCCCACACCATAGAAAGAGCGATTGTCCATTGAAAACGTCTAAATTTAATAATGCCACTACTTCCAACTCACGTGTAGTTCAAAAACAACAAGGACAACAAGCTCAGAAACCGGGTCCAACTCGAGGGAGGGTGTATGTAATGAATTCCCAGGAGGCAGAGTCTTCTGATGATGTTGTCACGGGTAACATTTTTCTCAACTCTACTCCTGTTAATGTCTTGTTTGACACTGGAGCATCATATTCACTTATATCACATTCTCTAAGTAAACGGTTGCATTTAAAACCCCAAAACCAAGAACTAAGACTCCCAATTGGACTACCCACAGGGGATATAGTATCATGTACCATATTATTTAGAGACTGTGTTTTGACAATAGAAGGGAATCGTTTCTTAGCCGATCTTATCCAATTCAACCTGCAAGATTTTGAAATTGTGTTGGGAATGGATTGGCTTAGAAAGAATCATGTTATG AATGAGGAAGATCATGCTAACCATTTGCGAATAGTCTTGGAAGCTTTAAGGAAAAATCAATTATATGCCAAGTTCTCGAAATGTGCATTTTGGTTAGGAGAAATAAGTTTCTTAGGTCATGTAATATCAGCGGAAGGGATAAAGGTGGATCCTCAAAAGATTGATGCAATTACAAACTGGCTTATTCTTAAGAATTTAGCGGAAGTCCGCAGCTTTTTAGGATTAGCGGGATACTATCGTCAATTTGtaaaggatttctcaaaaattgtcCAACCCCTTATGAACCTTATCCGGAAAAGTATAAAATTTGAGTGGAGTGAGAAATGTGATCGAGCATTCGGTGAAGTGAAAAAAAGACTCACTTCTGCACCTGTACTTACTCTACCGAATGGCACTAATGACTTGGAAGTATACAATGATGCTTCCAAACAAGGACTAGGTTATGTTCTAATGCAAGACGGAAAAGTGATTacttatgcttctaggcaattgaaaacCCATGAACAGAACTATctcactcatgatttggaacttGCTGCTGCT ataaatattagacaGCGTAGATGGCTTGAGTTTCTTAAGGACTATGATTTGGTTATCCAATATCACCCGGGAAAAGCTAACGTGGTAGCCGATGCACTGAGTCGGAAGTCATTTCCCACTCTGAATATGCTTACGGTAAAGCAGCCCCATATCCAAAATGACATAACAAGATTAGATATTGAAATGGTTATGGGAGATCTAATCGAGCACTTGGCGGCTCTAGAAGTAACACCAACCTTAAGTGATGAGATAAAGGAAGAATAG